The Doryrhamphus excisus isolate RoL2022-K1 chromosome 18, RoL_Dexc_1.0, whole genome shotgun sequence genome contains a region encoding:
- the cdab gene encoding cytidine deaminase b: MERVKYTGQLMNIEDVGMETVKKLIQHSQEAKKQAYCPYSKFRVGAALLTVDNYLFTGCNVENACYNLGVCAERNAISKAVSEGYCAFKAIAIASDMSDQFISPCGGCRQFMREFGSSWDVYLSKPDGTYRKMTVNQLLPVSFGPEDLAMKKVPDMANAC, encoded by the exons ATGGAGCGAGTCAAATACACTGGACAGTTGATGAACATTGAGGATGTTGGCATGGAAACGGTGAAAAAGTTGATCCAGCACTCCCAGGAGGCAAAGAAGCAAGCGTATTGCCCGTACAGCAAATTCAGAGTGGGAGCGGCTCTTCTGACCGTGGACAACTACTTATTCACAG GCTGCAATGTGGAGAATGCATGTTATAACCTGGGAGTGTGTGCAGAGAGGAATGCCATTTCCAAGGCAGTGTCTGAAGGCTACTGTGCATTCAAGGCCATTGCAATCGCCAG CGACATGAGTGACCAGTTCATTTCTCCATGCGGCGGGTGCAGGCAGTTCATGAGagag TTCGGGTCCAGCTGGGACGTTTACCTCTCCAAGCCTGATGGCACCTACAGAAAAATGACCGTCAACCAGCTGCTCCCGGTCTCGTTCGGCCCTGAAGACCTGGCTATGAAGAAAGTACCGGACATGGCCAATGCGTGCTGA
- the LOC131106381 gene encoding trypsin-like, protein MIINVFFSGVGAQRIIGGIEVPPYSIKYQASLKFFNSHFCGGTLVHPEWVVSAAHCWRPRHMIKVVLGELDLTGEEGVEQSFSVSAIVTHLKRQRWAFDHDIMMLKLDRPATINAVVDVATLPEPDSEALDGDTRCRVSGWGVTWLTSARLSPVLRSVDVDVFPNCWYYYRFRITDNMICAGSTTGGKDACLGDSGGPLVCEGKFEGIVSWGIGCAHAKYPGVYTKVRNYLGWINSVIEKY, encoded by the exons atgataataaatgtattcttctCAGGTGTTGGAGCTCAGAGAATCATTGGAGGCATCGAGGTGCCCCCCTATTCCATCAAGTACCAAGCCTCCCTGAAGTTCTTCAACTCCCATTTTTGTGGGGGAACCCTCGTCCACCCGGAGTGGGTGGTCTCTGCCGCCCACTGCTGGAGGCC ACGTCACATGATTAAGGTGGTGCTCGGTGAACTCGACCTGACGGGAGAGGAGGGCGTGGAGCAGAGTTTCAGCGTTTCAGCGATTGTCACTCATTTGAAGCGCCAACGCTGGGCCTTTGATCACGATATCATGATGCTGAAG CTGGACCGGCCCGCCACCATCAACGCCGTGGTGGATGTGGCCACCCTGCCAGAACCTGACTCCGAGGCCTTGGATGGCGACACCAGATGTAGAGTCAGTGGTTGGGGGGTGACCTGGCTCACCAGTGCTCGTCTGTCACCGGTGTTGAGGTCAGTGGATGTGGACGTCTTCCCCAATTGCTGGTACTACTACCGCTTCAGGATCACAGACAACATGATATGTGCTGGTTCTACGACGGGCGGGAAAGACGCCTGCTTG gGTGATTCGGGAGGACCCTTGGTATGTGAAGGTAAATTTGAGGGCATCGTGTCTTGGGGGATCGGTTGTGCCCACGCTAAGTACCCTGGTGTGTACACCAAGGTTAGAAACTACCTTGGATGGATCAACTCGGTCATCGAGAAGTACTAA